The window GATCCGTCCCATAAACGTTTGGCCTTTCCCTTATGAAGCCATAGCCAAGGCTATTGGACCTAAAGTGAAGAAAGTATATGTCTTTGAGCTAAATACCGGACAGATGCTGGACGATGTCAAGATTGCCGTGAATGGCAAAGTACCAGTTGATTTTTGGGGAAAGGTAGGCGGCATAGTTTTTACCCCTGCCGAAATCAAAACCAAGCTTGAAGAGTGCTTCTAAGGAGTGTAACGTGGAAAAAATAGCATACAGACCCGCTACCCTGACCGATGTTCCTTTTACCTATTGTCCCGGTTGCTTACATGGTGTAGCCCATCGGCTCATCGCTGAAGCCATCGACGAACAGGGTTTGATAAATAAAATGACCGGAGTGGCCCCTGTGGGTTGTTCCGTGTTTGCATACAAGTTCTTCAATTTCGATATGGCAGAAGCAGCGCATGGCAGAGCTCCAGCTGTAGCTACCGGCATTAAGCGTGCCCGCCCTGATATGCATGTGTTTACCTATCAAGGCGATGGAGATCTTGCTGCCATCGGAACAGCAGAAATCGTACATTCTGCAAATCGTGGAGAACACATCTCTGTATTCTTCGTTAATAATGCCATTTACGGAATGACCGGCGGCCAGATGGCTCCGACTACATTACCCGATATGAAGACTACCACCAGTCCCTACGGACGCAATACCGACGACATTGGCTTTCCCATCAGAGTGTGTGAGCTCCTGAATAGCCTGGTGGCGCCATATTATATCGAGCGGGTATCCTTGTTGAGTCCTGCCGATATCATCAAAGCCAAAAAAGCAGTGTCCAAAGCCATTCAATACAATAAGGAAGGCCGCGGATTCACCTTTGTGGAATTCATCTCCACCTGCCCTACAAACTGGGGTTTCGATCCCAACAAATCCCGGGAATGGGCCAAAGAAAATATGCTGCCATTCTTCAAACCGGGCTGTTTTAGAGATAAAGGAGCGGAATAATGACTACAGAATTGATCTGCGCAGGATTCGGCGGACAAGGCGTACTAACCATCGGCAAGTTCTTGGCTAAAGCCGGAATGAAAGAAGGGAAAAACGTGTCCTGGCTACCTTCTTACGGACCTGAAATGCGTGGTGGTACAGCGAATGTATCCACCGTGGTTTCGGATGAACCTATCGCATCGCCAATAGTAAGTTTTCCGGATATCCTGGTGGCGTTGAACCAACCTTCCATAGATAAGTTTGCTCCTTCATTACGTCCCGGTGGAGTGCTGATCTATAATAGCAATATGTGCCCTCATGGATGTAAACGCGAAGATATCACAAAGATCTCTGCACCAATGGTTGATATCGCCAATGAGATCGGAAACCAAATGGTGATGAATATGCTGGCAATCGGAATAATCATCGGCAAAACTGGGATCATCAGATATGAAACCATGGAAGATGATCTTACGGGGTTTATGAAGGCCAAAAATCCGGAACTGCTTGAATTGAATCTGAAAGCCATCAAGCGTGGAATTGAGATCGGTAAAGCTTGATCCGATACAAGCATGATAAGTTCGAATACAGGGGGTGGCTTTTCGCCCCCTGTATCGCATTAAAGGAGATATTATGACACGCAATCTGGTAACTATAGCTGTATTTACAGATGTTTTTGAAGCAGAAGTGGCAAAATCATTTTTGGAGGAAGCGGGCTTCGAAGTATTCCTGCAAAACGAACGTTTTCAAAGCATGTATTCTTCAATTGCCGGAGATTTGTACACAATCGAATTACAGGTTTATGCTGAGTTTGAAGAGGAAGCATCCGGATTGCTGAATGATCAGGGAGACAGTTATCTTAGTTCGGCAATTTTGCAGGAAGAAGGAGCCCTCTTGGAGGGGCATTTTCTCTTGACCAGCGGGAATCATAGCAACCGCTACATCGAGAAAATCCGCATCTTACAAAATCCCCAGGCTACTCATATGCTGTGTGAGAAACTGGCCCAGCGTCTGGCGGTGTATAACTTCGACACGGTAATCGGTCCTGCCTATGGCGCAATTGTATTGGCCTTCGAGGTAGCTCGCATCCTTGAGAAGAAATTTGCTTTTACTCAACGCAAAGATGAGCAGATGGTGTTTCGAAGCGGATTTGATCTTTCAGACACCAAGAAGGCTGTGGTGATAGAAGATATTGTGTCTACTGGAGGCAGTGTATCCGAAGTACTCAATTGCGTCAGGGATAAGGGTATAGAAGTGGTGGCAATCGGTTTATTGGTGGATCGCAGCGGAGGTAAACTGGATTTTGGCTTGCCGCTGGAAAGTCTACTAAGCTTGGATGTACCGCTCTTCAAACCTGAAGACTGCGATCTATGTAAGTTAGGTGTTCCTCTGGTAAAACCCGGGAGCAGCGACAAAGGCAAATGAAGCTTAGGCTGTATGTAGAAAAGTCATCCCAGGCAGAAGCTCTGCGATTCGCTCAGCTAAAGGAACATAACCGTTGGAAGTGTCTGGAGAAGGGATGCGCTATTCCCCTGTATGATGACGGGATAATGGATGTTGCCCTAAGTTTTGGGCTTGCAGAATCACTGTGGGGAGATATCCCACAACTGCATATATGCAGGCAATTCGCTCTGGTCTATCTGCCTGGCAAACCTTCCCTGGGGCTAGTAAACTTACTGAGAGGTTTGTCTCTTTATGCCTTTGATGGCGAGGAGATTAGGAATGCATTACCCGCTTCAATACAGCCCAAACGGATTGCATGGCTTCAAGAGTTTTACGCAGAACGTAACAATTCCAAAGCATTGGTATCTAGCAGGAAAGATCTCATCAGAACCATCCTGGCGGGATCTCCGCTGTCTTTCACTCATTTCATGTTTCATGAAAGTGCTGTGCGGATGTGCCTGGGAGCGGAGCTATGGGCTTACCGTGGGGATGCCTTGCGCGGAACTTTGGCGGTTGCAGAAGATATCTGCGAAAAGCTGGAGGTGGGAGAGAGATTGTCCCTATTCTTTGTTCAAAGCTGCATGATGGCTTCCGGGGCTGGTTCCTACGGTTTCTTTGCTGATCGTTACGACAGATACATGGCTCATGTGGATTACGATAAATGGTTTGAACTCCTAAAAGATTGGCAACGGACATACAGCGGTGGCGTGTGTAAAAGAGTCCTGGAATTGGCCTGTGGAACGGCAGCCGTTGCCTCACGGTTTGTGCGTGAAGGCGCTGAAGTATATGCCTGTGATCTCTCTGCGCAAATGTTGGAAAATGCCGCAAAGCGTCCCATACCACCCCATCTGTATCAGGCATCGCTGATAGACCCAATTCCGCACAAAGATTTTGATCTTATCATTTGTATATTTGACAGCATAAACTACCTGGTGCATCCATCGGAAGTAAGGCAGTGCTTGGTGGAAGTAAAGCAAGCTCTAGCACAAAACGGCTTATTTATCTTTGATATCTCCACTTTACTAAACAGCATGGAAAACTTTAGTGACGAGTGCAGTCTCACCCGGGAGCGGGATGGAATTATGGTCCACGAGGCATATTATGAACCGGGAAAGCGCCACCAGGTATCCCGACTGGAACTCTTTCAAGAGTGGGGGGCAGGCTATATCCATCGCAGCGAAAAGCACAGCCAAAGAGTGTATCTCGCAAGGGAAATACTGGATCTGATCGCAGATGCAGGTTTGGTATTGAGGGCAATTCACTCCCCGGAAAGCAAGGCAAATCTCTATCCTAAAAAAATGCAGGGGATAGATCACAGAAATTACCGTCTATTCTTCATCGTCAGCAAATGAGCGTACTCTTTCAAAACGATGCTAGATTGATGCAAGAGAATCAATTGAGTGTGATGGCCGGCTTGGATGAAGCTGGACGTGGAGCATTGGCAGGTCCTGTTGTAGTTGCAGCGGTAGTATTAAATTACGATGTAGTTTTGCCCGGGTTGAATGATTCCAAATTGCTGTCTGCAAAGCGTAGAACCATACTATATAACCAGATCAGGGACTCTGCTCTTGCTTTTGCTATTGTGGAGATTCCTCCTGTTACAATCGACGAAATCAATATCCTGAGGGCTACTTTACTGGGCTTTCAAAGAGCATTTAGCGAATTGAAGGGCTTTGCTCCGTATGCATTGGTAGACGGACGTGATCTGCCCGATGGAATACCGGGTAAAGCACTGGTCAAGGGGGATTCGCATCATGCCTGCATAGCTGCTGCGTCGATTCTGGCAAAAGTGCATCGGGACAGCTTGATGGACGGGCTGGATCTGCAATACCCAGAGTATGGATTCAGGTCAAACAAGGGTTATGGAACTGCTGCTCATTACCTGGTGTTGGCTTCGTTTGGCCCTTGTGAATGGCACCGTAAGTCCTTCAGGTTGAACTAAGCGGAAGGTAACTGGAGCTTATCCGTTTGCTTTTACAAGCCTTTGTTTTGCTGTTTGCACTCCGAACACAAATGCCAGCTGCACCAGCGATGATAGATATCCAATAAACCCTGCTGAAAGATGGCTTTACTTTTTACTGGCTTTATCTGCGATGGGCCGAGATAGCGCTCCATAAAACGGGTTACGAAATTCGCCTGTAAGCCGGGAAAGCAGCGATAAGCTTCAATCACTTTGGCAGTATTGCCCGACATCTTGCGCTGCCAGAGACAAAGAACAGGCAGGTAGATGTTCAGATAGATGTTGTTTTGCACGGATTTTCCCAGTATAATCCTATCTTCCGAATAGGCCAGGGATTGTTCTTGCCAGATTGCCGTAAATGCATTGTAGAGGTCTTCTTCACTGTCTGCTCGCTGTATGAAGTGCCGAAGCAGACCTCCTTGCAGGGCGCTGTGGATAAACGGGGCAATGTATAACAAGCGTTTGATGGGATGGTTTTGGGGCCTGATGCGAAAGAGCTGCCAATCGATATCGAGACGGATGGCAGTATAGGGTTGCCTTTCCCACGTGGCCACGAGCTTTTCTCTTTGGTTGGGATTCAGGATGGTACTATCTCTTTGCAACAAACCCGAGCTTCCCAGATAGATGGCGCATAATTCTTCAGCGCTCATTCCTTCTGATAAGTACCTGGTTAAAACTGCCCAGGGCAGGCTTTGGGCGATTTGCATGGTATTCAATTTATTCTTGTCGTAGCCCAGAGCTTCAAAGATGCCTTCATAGAATATCTGATCAAAACTACTAAGAGATAATGCGGTATTGAAGCGCTTTATCTTGCCTTCAAAGCGCCGGATTCCTGCACTGTAGAGTATGGCTGTGAGGCGATCCTTGTCCACTGCGGAAAGGAGGTCACAATATACTGCGGGAGCGTCAGATATCTCATGGTTTTGGTTCAGTTTTACGATGTCTTCGCTTAGCTGATGTTCCAATTCCAGAATGTCCACTGCACGCCCATCCTCCAGAATCGTAATCTCATAAGGGGAATTGTGTTTGAATACGACATGCAAGATCACTTTGTTGTAATAGACATCTTCATGGTGGTTATGTGCCTGCCAATCAGTGGTTTTCATGTGAATTTCGATGTCGCCGCGTACCTGTATCCCGTCTGCCTCGATGATGGCGTTCTTGAAATCCGGACCGCGTCCGGTATTGAATTGCCCTTGATACAATACGCGTAGATTCTTTCCGTTGATGCACTGTAAATCCGGGAGCAGGTGACCTTCATCCCAGATGTGATACAAGAATCTCTCTTCCATTACTCCTGGGCATCCTCAGGAAGGTGAATGTACTGCATCAGAAATAACGTTCCAAGAAACGCATGCGTTCCCGGGCTGAGGCTGAATTGGCATAGGTGTGGGGAGTATATTTGATGGGGTTGCTGAGTATGGAGATCAGGCGCATGGATTGCGTTCGGTTCAATCGGGCAGCACTTTTGCCATAATAAGCGCGTGCAGCAGTCTCTATGCCATATACTCCTTTTCCCCACTCCACATAGTTGAAATACAGCTCCAGCATGCGTTTCTTGCTCATGGTTATTTCCATGATGATGGTAACCTGTACTTCCAGGTATTTACGGAAATAGTTACGATCTGTGGTCAGGAAGATTGAACGCGCTAGTTGATTGCTGAGGGTGGAGGCTCCGAAACGGATTTTTCCGGCTTTCTTATTGCGCTGATACGCTTCTTTCACCATTTTCCATTCGAAACCGAAATGCTTGTAGAAATTACCGTCTTCCAGCCCGATCAGCATGTCCTGAGTGCGTTGAGGTATCTTTTCCAGCTTGATGTACTCCCGTCTGTAGATTGGATGTCCCCGTATGATATACCGTTGAATCATCAGTGGGGTTATGGGAGGATTTACGAAGTTGTACAACAGCGACAAGGCGGCGACAATGCCCCAGAACCATAAGTGGGCAATAAGTATAAAACGAAGTACCTTGCGGAAGATACTTCGTTTTTTCTTTCTTTTTGATTTAGCCATTCATGCCCTCAAAAGGCTTTCTTAGCTCTCCTGTTTATTTACGAAAGCTGCTAAACGAGCCTTGCGACGGCTGGCGGTACGCTTGTGGATCACACCTTTTTTGGCGGCTTTATCCAGCTGGGCATAAAGCTTGTTTAGTTGGTCAGTACGGTTTTCGGGGTTCATGTGGATCTCTTTAGAAAGGGTTTTAATGGTGCGTTTTACATAGTTGTTCCGGGCAGCTCTTTTTTTGTCTGTTCCCATGCGCTTCAGGGGAGATTTGTGTTGTGGCATTGATTCCTCTTATGTATTAGTTAGTATTTCTTACCACAATGTTTAAGGCCGTGTTTATGTCAATAAGTATTTAGCTAGTTAATGCCATGAACAGCTTATTTAGCTGCATATCAATGCTATAGGAATCAATATTGTTCTTTCTTCGGATTCCAGCTTCCATCTCGTCCACCCAATTGGCAGCCTCTTTAATCTCACTATAAGAATATACCTTAGCATTGTCTATTGTTATCAGTATGCGGGCAGCGGCACTTGATTCCGGTGAGAAGCATAGAATGGGACTTCCGGAAGCGATGTATTCGAAGAGCTTGGTGGTCAGCATTCCCTGGTTGCCCTCGTAGTCATTTACCAGTAGTAAAAGCAGTTCGGATTCTACCATCTCCCTCAAGGCCTCTCTGTGGTTCATAAACTCTTTGTTAACTATAGCTTTTGAACAGCTTTTACTTAGGTCTAACCTCTCCATTTCATTCAGACGGGTGCCGATCAGACTGAGTTGGAAATCACGGTGGATGCTTCGACATAACTTAGCGAAGACATTGGGATCCTGCCCGGCGGTTAACTGCCCAATATACTTGATCCTGAAAGTGTCTGATGCCTGATATTCCAGCCCCTCAAAGTCACGGGGATCATAACCGTTTAAGATCACTTCTTTATTACCTGCAGGGAGCGCATCGGCGATCGCATCCGATACGATCACAGCTTTATCCGCTGTCGCAATCACCTTTGCTTCGAGATATTTATGCATTTTTACAGAGAGATGGCAAGGAGGATTCAGCTTCATATAGTGGATTTCACTCCAGGGATCTCTAAAATCTGCCAGCCAGCGGATGCTCAGACGCTTGCGCAATTTCAAACCGATCAAATGACTGCTGTGAGGCGGGCCGGTGGTGATCAGTGTGTCGTAGGGACGACTCTTCAGCTCTTTCCATGCTGCCTTGTATGCCGCTGGATTCCAAAACACGCGAAGATCAGGGATGATAAGGTTCAGTCTCAAATGAACCATGAAGCGGGTCAGGATATCCGCTTTTTGGGGTAATCTGCCGTAGGGAACGCTTTTATCCTTGCCAAACAGCACTTTCCAGCTCTTTTGAAGCGAGGGTGCTTTTACACGAATTACTCTTACTGAATCCGGGATCTTGGCACACAGCGCTTCATCGACAAATGGGTAGTCACCTTCTTTGGAACACAATACAGTAACATCGTAACCTTTTTCCACAAGACGGGGCACAAATCGGATCCAACGTTGCACTGGAGCTCCGCCACAAGGCGGAAAGTAATAGCTTATCAATAGAATACGCATCAGGCAAAGATCAGTTTTACTAGTTCAGACCAAGTATTCTTCTCTTTGAAACGTCGGATTCCTTCCTGCATCGGCGCTTTCATGTCTTTGCTGTAGAAGCTGATGATTGCAGCAGCCAGAGAAGAAGGATTCCCCGGTGGTACCAGTAAACCGGTAAGTCCATGCTCCACATATTCACTTAGTCCGCCGACATCAGAGGCCACTACAGGAGTGTCATAGCTGTATGCTGTTGCTATCACACCGCTCTGAGTGGCACTCTTGTATGGCAGTATACAGAGATCGGATTGGCGGAAAAAGGTGGCGACCTCTTTATCGCTGATATAGCGGAAATGCGTTTCAACGTTTGCAGACAAGTCCAATAGTTTGATCTTTTCCTCATAAGCTGCCTTGTCTTTATACACTGTTCCGGCAATCACCAGGCGAATATCAGGAATGGCTACCCGGATGATCGGCATGGCTTCCAAAAGCACATCTAGTCCTTTGTAGCTTTTGATCATGCCAAAGAATAGTATGCTGGGCAGTACGTTCACTTTTTCTGTGATACCGCTGTAAGTATCGTAGATGGGATGGAAGCCTAGTTTGGCTTTGCGGACTATCTGGCTGGGCAGATTGCGCTTCAAATCCAAGAGACAGGATTTGCTTAAAACCACGATCTCATCAGCTTTGGAGAATACATAACGCAGTAAGGAACGGGACGCTATCCAGTCTTCATGGGGAGTAATGTTGTGAGCCAAGATCACTTTACCGCCATGATTAAGCTTACCCAGGATGTACCCATAAGCCGGAGCAAAGAATGGCAGCCACCATGAAACAATAGTGAGGTCTGGTTTATATGTATTGATGGCTTTCGCTGTCTTATCCCATGTGTGGGGTAGATATGGGATCAGGATGCGCTGATTCGGATGAGTGGTGCTGGTGTCATCCTCTTGTTTTCCTGCCGGGAATAGAAGCTGCGGATACTGTTTACGGAAGTTAAAGAAGCATACATCATGCCCTTGTCGGGACATCTCATTGGCAAAATGGCTGGCGAAAAGCGATATGCCGCCTCGATATGGCGGTGCAGGTCCCAAAAAAGCTATCTTCATAATTACTCCTGATTCTGGGACTGGGAGAAGAATCTTCTCACCAAGTCCGGATCGTCGTATTTACCAAATAGTGCCATCAATTTCAGACGTACTTTCACCCCTTTTAAATCTCCGGCAAGAATGGCACCAAGATCGCGAAGGTGTTTTCCTCCACCGTTGTAGCCGTATTCCGGTAACACTCTGCCTGTATGAGTGCGTGATGTAATTACCACCAGTATGTTCTTCTCAATTGCGCGCTTTATGTGGGGCAGGATCTCTTCAGGGAGGTTTCCGCGGCCAAAGGCTTCAATCACGATGGCGCGAACTCCGCTGTCGATACTGCAGTCTATGTACCTGCCATCCATGCCGCATACGGCCTTAATGAGGTCAACGCGAGTGTCCAATACTTCAGTCCAAACGTTTTCCCGATACAAGCTATCGCGATGATAGACAATGCAATCCGGATCAACAATGCCCAATGGACCCAATCCGGGACTGGTGAATGCATCTACTTTCCCGGAATCAGATTTTACCACATCACGTGCGGTGTGTATCTCATCGTTCATCACTACAAATACGCCCTTATCAGAGCTTTCATGATGGCTTGCCACTCGCACGCTACCGATGATATTGCGGGGACCGTCCAAGCCCAGATCGCTTCCGCTGCGCATGGCAGCAGTGAAGATTACCGGTTTGCGCGTGGTAAGCACCAAATCCGCCATAAACGCACTTTCCTCGAGGGTATCTGTACCATGTGTAACTACGATGCCATCGTATCCCAAAATCTTTGTATCAATTAGCTTTGCAAGCCCAAACATCATTTTTGGTGTCATATATGGGCTGGGAACGTTCAAGTAATCCATTACTTCCACATTTGCCACACCCGTGAGTTGTGGGAACTGAGTTATAAAATCGGCCAATTCAGAAGTGGGTACCACACCCAGATTGCCTACATTCTTCATCGAGATGGTACCTCCGGTCATGATGAGCAGGATATTCTTCATTATATCACCTTATATGGGATTGGATCTTTGGTATTGGCCTTGGCAAAGGCTTTGAGGCGCAACAGGCAGCTGGGACACTCTCCGCAGGCCTCATAGTTGGCAAAATAGCAGCTCCAGGATAGCTCGAAGGGGGCGTTCAGTGATATGCCCAGTTTCACGATTTCAGATTTGCTAAGATGAAGCACCGGAGTAAGGATGCCAATGTTTGCAGCCAGAGTGCCTTGTTTGATCAGTTCGGTCATGGCCGTAAAAAAACTCTGCCGGCAATCTGGATATCCGGAGCTATCTTCTTCCACTGCACCTATGTAGATGTGCTGGGCTTGGATTACTTCTGCCCAGGCTACTGCCGCACACAGCATAGTGGCATTGCGAAAGGGCACGTAGGTATTGGGCACACTGTCATCAACATTCAGCTTCAGCTCTTTATCTGTAAGAGCAGAACCACCGATGTCCGCCAGCCAGCGGTAATCCACAATGCGCGCTTCCCTGGCTTTGTAATGGTTTGCAATTTGCTGAAAGCACCATTTCTCTTTCACTTCGGTTCTTTGCCCGTAGGAAAAATGCAAAAGATGCAATTCATCACACTCCTGCGCGGCAATAGCCGTCGTAACCAGAGAATCCATCCCTCCGCTCAGTAATACTATAGCTCGTTTCATCCTCGATCCCGAAATTATTCTTTTAACAAGGATATAGCATATGCCTTTTATGTCAAGAACAAAGCCGTGATTGTGCTTGACGAATTTACCCAGTCTCAGATATTGCTCACCATAGCTTTTTATTCGAGGTTAATATGAGATACGATGTAATTATAATCGGTGCTGGCCCGGCAGGGCTTAGCGCTGCCATTTACAGTGCCCGGGGTGGATTGAAAACAGCGGTATTCGAGAAAGCCATAGTCGGTGGACAGATCAATGTAACCGAAGAAGTGGAAAACTATCCCGGATTTGAAGAAGCCCTTTCGGGTTTTGAACTCACTGCAAAGATGCAAGCTCAAGCTGAACGTTTTGGCGCTACTTTCATTGAAGAAGAGATTATTGCAATGGGCATGGAAGGCCTGTGCAAAGTGATTGAAACCGAGAGCGGTAAGTATCGTGCCAAAAGCGTTATCATCTGCACCGGAGCGCATCCCCGTCGCTTGAACGTGCCGGGGGAAGAACGGCTTACCGGACGTGGCGTATCTTATTGTGCTACATGCGATGGCGCTTTATATCGTGATAAAGTGGTTGCAGTAGTTGGCGGAGGTGACAGCGCTATAGAGGAAGGAATCTTTCTTAGCCGCTTTGCGAGTAAGGTGATTGTGATTCATCGCCGTGATGAACTGCGCGCACAGAAGATTATTCAAGACCGGGCTTTCAAAAACCCAAAGATGGAATTTATCTGGGATACCGTTGTTCAAGAAATCCGTGGTGAAGATAAAGTAAGTAAGCTGGAATTGGTTAACCGTAAAACCAAGGAAATCAGCATGTTGCCAGTGGATGGAGTATTTATCTATGTAGGCATCCTGCCCAACAACGAGCTCCTGGAATCCCGCATTGAGCTTGATAGCGCCGGATTTGTTCTTACAGATGATCACATGCACACCAATATTCCCGGAGTATATGCTGCTGGAGACATCCGGCATACGGTTCTCAGACAGGTGGTTACAGCCACTTCTGATGGCGCTGTTGCCGCTTGGAGCGCAGAGAAATGGATCATCGAAAACTATGATGCCATTGAGGTGGGAAGTGCACAGTAGCAAAGAAATCCGTAGTCAGTTTATTGACTTTTTTCGGGAACGTGGACATAGCTTTGTACATTCCTCACCGGTAATTCCTCAGAACGACCATACTTTGCTCTTTGCCAATGCCGGCATGAACCAGTTTAAAAACATCTTTCTGGGCAATAAAGAACCGGAATTGAGCCGCGTAGTGAACTCCCAGAAATGCATTCGCGCCGGCGGAAAGCACAACGACCTGGAAGAAGTAGGCAAAGACGGCTATCATCACACTTTCTTTGAAATGCTGGGCAATTGGAGTTTTGGGGATTATTACAAAAAAGAGGCTATCATCTGGGCTTGGGAATTGCTTACAGATACTTGGGGTCTGAACAAAGAACTCTTGTATGCTACTGTCCATGACAGCGATAAAGAGGCATTTAATCTGTGGCGGGAGCATACCGATATCGATCCATCTCACATATCGTATCATGGCGATAAGGACAACTTTTGGGAAATGGGCGATACAGGCCCATGCGGACCTTGTTCCGAAATCCATATCGATCGTGGTATTGAACATTGCAATAAACAGGGAGTTCCAGGTCATGAATGTACCGTGAATGGCGATTGCGATCGCTATATCGAACT of the Candidatus Cloacimonadota bacterium genome contains:
- a CDS encoding thiamine pyrophosphate-dependent enzyme, with the translated sequence MEKIAYRPATLTDVPFTYCPGCLHGVAHRLIAEAIDEQGLINKMTGVAPVGCSVFAYKFFNFDMAEAAHGRAPAVATGIKRARPDMHVFTYQGDGDLAAIGTAEIVHSANRGEHISVFFVNNAIYGMTGGQMAPTTLPDMKTTTSPYGRNTDDIGFPIRVCELLNSLVAPYYIERVSLLSPADIIKAKKAVSKAIQYNKEGRGFTFVEFISTCPTNWGFDPNKSREWAKENMLPFFKPGCFRDKGAE
- a CDS encoding 2-oxoacid:acceptor oxidoreductase family protein, with product MTTELICAGFGGQGVLTIGKFLAKAGMKEGKNVSWLPSYGPEMRGGTANVSTVVSDEPIASPIVSFPDILVALNQPSIDKFAPSLRPGGVLIYNSNMCPHGCKREDITKISAPMVDIANEIGNQMVMNMLAIGIIIGKTGIIRYETMEDDLTGFMKAKNPELLELNLKAIKRGIEIGKA
- the pyrE gene encoding orotate phosphoribosyltransferase, which produces MTRNLVTIAVFTDVFEAEVAKSFLEEAGFEVFLQNERFQSMYSSIAGDLYTIELQVYAEFEEEASGLLNDQGDSYLSSAILQEEGALLEGHFLLTSGNHSNRYIEKIRILQNPQATHMLCEKLAQRLAVYNFDTVIGPAYGAIVLAFEVARILEKKFAFTQRKDEQMVFRSGFDLSDTKKAVVIEDIVSTGGSVSEVLNCVRDKGIEVVAIGLLVDRSGGKLDFGLPLESLLSLDVPLFKPEDCDLCKLGVPLVKPGSSDKGK
- a CDS encoding class I SAM-dependent methyltransferase — protein: MKLRLYVEKSSQAEALRFAQLKEHNRWKCLEKGCAIPLYDDGIMDVALSFGLAESLWGDIPQLHICRQFALVYLPGKPSLGLVNLLRGLSLYAFDGEEIRNALPASIQPKRIAWLQEFYAERNNSKALVSSRKDLIRTILAGSPLSFTHFMFHESAVRMCLGAELWAYRGDALRGTLAVAEDICEKLEVGERLSLFFVQSCMMASGAGSYGFFADRYDRYMAHVDYDKWFELLKDWQRTYSGGVCKRVLELACGTAAVASRFVREGAEVYACDLSAQMLENAAKRPIPPHLYQASLIDPIPHKDFDLIICIFDSINYLVHPSEVRQCLVEVKQALAQNGLFIFDISTLLNSMENFSDECSLTRERDGIMVHEAYYEPGKRHQVSRLELFQEWGAGYIHRSEKHSQRVYLAREILDLIADAGLVLRAIHSPESKANLYPKKMQGIDHRNYRLFFIVSK
- a CDS encoding ribonuclease HII, whose product is MSVLFQNDARLMQENQLSVMAGLDEAGRGALAGPVVVAAVVLNYDVVLPGLNDSKLLSAKRRTILYNQIRDSALAFAIVEIPPVTIDEINILRATLLGFQRAFSELKGFAPYALVDGRDLPDGIPGKALVKGDSHHACIAAASILAKVHRDSLMDGLDLQYPEYGFRSNKGYGTAAHYLVLASFGPCEWHRKSFRLN
- a CDS encoding DUF2851 family protein; amino-acid sequence: MEERFLYHIWDEGHLLPDLQCINGKNLRVLYQGQFNTGRGPDFKNAIIEADGIQVRGDIEIHMKTTDWQAHNHHEDVYYNKVILHVVFKHNSPYEITILEDGRAVDILELEHQLSEDIVKLNQNHEISDAPAVYCDLLSAVDKDRLTAILYSAGIRRFEGKIKRFNTALSLSSFDQIFYEGIFEALGYDKNKLNTMQIAQSLPWAVLTRYLSEGMSAEELCAIYLGSSGLLQRDSTILNPNQREKLVATWERQPYTAIRLDIDWQLFRIRPQNHPIKRLLYIAPFIHSALQGGLLRHFIQRADSEEDLYNAFTAIWQEQSLAYSEDRIILGKSVQNNIYLNIYLPVLCLWQRKMSGNTAKVIEAYRCFPGLQANFVTRFMERYLGPSQIKPVKSKAIFQQGLLDIYHRWCSWHLCSECKQQNKGL
- the mtgA gene encoding monofunctional biosynthetic peptidoglycan transglycosylase — protein: MAKSKRKKKRSIFRKVLRFILIAHLWFWGIVAALSLLYNFVNPPITPLMIQRYIIRGHPIYRREYIKLEKIPQRTQDMLIGLEDGNFYKHFGFEWKMVKEAYQRNKKAGKIRFGASTLSNQLARSIFLTTDRNYFRKYLEVQVTIIMEITMSKKRMLELYFNYVEWGKGVYGIETAARAYYGKSAARLNRTQSMRLISILSNPIKYTPHTYANSASARERMRFLERYF
- the rpsT gene encoding 30S ribosomal protein S20, translated to MPQHKSPLKRMGTDKKRAARNNYVKRTIKTLSKEIHMNPENRTDQLNKLYAQLDKAAKKGVIHKRTASRRKARLAAFVNKQES
- a CDS encoding glycosyltransferase, coding for MQRWIRFVPRLVEKGYDVTVLCSKEGDYPFVDEALCAKIPDSVRVIRVKAPSLQKSWKVLFGKDKSVPYGRLPQKADILTRFMVHLRLNLIIPDLRVFWNPAAYKAAWKELKSRPYDTLITTGPPHSSHLIGLKLRKRLSIRWLADFRDPWSEIHYMKLNPPCHLSVKMHKYLEAKVIATADKAVIVSDAIADALPAGNKEVILNGYDPRDFEGLEYQASDTFRIKYIGQLTAGQDPNVFAKLCRSIHRDFQLSLIGTRLNEMERLDLSKSCSKAIVNKEFMNHREALREMVESELLLLLVNDYEGNQGMLTTKLFEYIASGSPILCFSPESSAAARILITIDNAKVYSYSEIKEAANWVDEMEAGIRRKNNIDSYSIDMQLNKLFMALTS
- a CDS encoding glycosyltransferase family 4 protein; its protein translation is MKIAFLGPAPPYRGGISLFASHFANEMSRQGHDVCFFNFRKQYPQLLFPAGKQEDDTSTTHPNQRILIPYLPHTWDKTAKAINTYKPDLTIVSWWLPFFAPAYGYILGKLNHGGKVILAHNITPHEDWIASRSLLRYVFSKADEIVVLSKSCLLDLKRNLPSQIVRKAKLGFHPIYDTYSGITEKVNVLPSILFFGMIKSYKGLDVLLEAMPIIRVAIPDIRLVIAGTVYKDKAAYEEKIKLLDLSANVETHFRYISDKEVATFFRQSDLCILPYKSATQSGVIATAYSYDTPVVASDVGGLSEYVEHGLTGLLVPPGNPSSLAAAIISFYSKDMKAPMQEGIRRFKEKNTWSELVKLIFA